attaaaaaaaacgtaaGGTTACAAAAGAAATAGCTAAAAGTTCTAGgtttttacttgtttacttgttatCCCTCATAGTCGTATGAATAGAGAGAAATTGAGGCGAAGCATAATATTGCTTATAAGCCCCTCGCGATTATCATGTCATATTGTACAAACGGTGTGAACTTTAATGGATGGTTTACCCAAGCCTCATTTAgtctatttttaaacaaatttaaagaacTAGCTGAAACAACAAAGTCAGGAAGACCAGTTTTTGCTTCCATACATAATAAGATGAGAACTTAAACATTAAACTGAAGACTTCAATTATTAAACCATTTTTGTAGTTGCAGAAAAACAATGTACTgttaacttaaagatgtatcgtattgtccccctgaaaaacatttaaatttcaatatgccattttaatgtcacataatagttatccactttgatccAAATATGGATcgaaacaaaaatgtatttacctgaaaaaacggTAACCTAAAGCATAAAACCAGCTGTCAGTCAATAggcttttgtttaatttaaccaTTGATTTCGTCATTTTAAGTGAAAACAGTATTATTTTTTccgttatttttttttgttctatggagtaattaacattattaaaactacaaaataacctattcaaagtctgatttagttaatcttcatttttcatgtttcttttttgttttgtttttggcGGCggtacaatatatctttaacgaTGAAGAAAAATTGTGAGATTGCTCCAAATGGCGGGAATGCGGaattaaaaaaagtatgatgaAACGAGCAAACGGGATACATACTCTTCTGTGATTGATTACAAATAGTACGGTAACCTTCCTGGTAACGATATAGAATCTAGCCAATTATATTTTAACACAATCATTACAAACCTTTTTTAGGCCTACCATCAACAAGAAATGTTATCGAGAACAAGTTTAGTTTATCTGGAAAATACGTGGAATGTGTTACTCTCGGTCACTGTGATATCGTTATTTTTTGCATTTACTAAAGGTAAGATATTTTGtatgcaaataaataaatgaaatatacactaccTTCAATATACCGAAATTTCTACTACATAAATCTGCGTGTCATAAATAGgtcataaatattgtttttacgGGTAGACCGGGTGATTTGGAAAAAATACAAAACCCTTATTGTGGGAAAACTTATAGTAACTTTAGTATTCCTAGGGTCCATCTGGGAGGCGCTGTCCTGTGGCTGCAGTGGGTCCGTAGTAGAAATTCCACATTCTCTCATACCCTCTAGCGGTGTTTGATTGCCATTATTAATACTAGCTTCTactgatatatttatttaaatatctaTTGTTTTCATATTCCTTCAGATTCCTTTATTATTTATCCAATCTTTTGAGACTTATTCAATTTCAGCGTTTCCAATAATATTCTTTCCGCACCAATGAAATTCAAATATTTCGTTTTGCTTTCACTTTTCACACAggcaatttaaaagaaataatatgcGAGGGTCAAACACACCAGATAACATGCACAAATGGAGGGAACATTCAAGTAATATCAGCGCATTATGGTCGCTATGAGCCTGGTAGTGTGTACTGTCCCCATTCATCGTCACCGGCTCATAGTTGTGGATACGATACATCAGAATACGCGTCTAATTTGTGTAATGATATGAACTCATGTTCAGTGAGGTCCTTCAGTATGTATGGCGATCCTTGTCCAGGCATTTACAAATATATGGAGGTGGATTACACATGTGGTTCaggtaattaaattacaatcAATTACAATCAATGAATTGATGTAAATCATAATTGATAAGCGAAACATTCAAGAGTGTAAAGTGTGGGTTTGTGCTGGTGGTTCTGTCCGATTTTTGAGCATCCAATTTCTCCAAAACAATTCCGTAATATTATAGTATCACATATGTGTCACAAGTATCTGATCGTAGCCTATTATGCGGTATACCTTCGCCATTACCGACCTAACACTGCAAGGtgcaggcaccacatgtgatgcaAATGAGATGATTTATTGCCAAATTTGCATACATACTGAGCAAATATTGTGCTTTCGTATATGGAGACACAACACTAAGGATTGGGTATGAATGCAGTTATCCCACCCTACTTCTCCCtcctttttttgaaaaaaaaagggtGGGgagagtaatttttaaaataaaggaaTCATTTACTTTATTTCATCGAACGCTTCCCATTCACCCCAGCCCAAACCCACGCAACATAAAAGCACCAATCCCCTCTCTACACCCCACCCACACCTTCCCGTCCCATCCATATGGCAGTACGATCGATCAAATAAAAACCAATCAGTCATTTTTTAGGTTATATCATTTCAAAAAAAGAGTAAACAATTGTATTGATTTGTACACCGCCGACGTCTGTTAAATGTATATCTATCTGCAAACACATTAGTTTAACAGAACActtataaaatgattttaaacgGCGCCATTTAGGCCTAAGTGTGTTAATTATTGTACTACACTTAGCATATATAGTTAACCATTGATACATTTTGAGTAAATGGTCCGTAATGTGCGGTCatatcaaggcaatctaacaacaggatgctgagctccggagatcaaagggtttataagtggctgcgacatgatcagttccaTTTCCCAGACACCGCGCGCCGCGAGGAATATATAGGCCcacatagtacagtacattagggaccctcacaaaaatacaatttgacaAGAAATTAacatacaacaattaaaaattaaattaaataaatagaatttataaaaattCATAATATATATAGATAACTAAAAGCAAAGGGGACatcaattaaacaattaaacaaaataaaaagccATGTCAGAGAGAGATATGAGAAAGGAAGCAATTAAACAAGGAGAAGAGATGGTTCTTGAGCAATTTGAAGTAAGATTAGTATTTGTCGCATAAGATCAACGAAAAGAAAGTTCTTTTCTTGGCAAGGAGTgttcagtgtcctgttgttaagTCGCCTTGGTCATATTAAGTGTCCATATTTTGGGGTTCTGTCCTCGAAAAATAAGGAGGACCACATAATCTCTGCCAGTGCTGGCAACGTGTCAGGGCTATTTCAAATAGCAAAACCAGGCCGCTATTTAACCTCACAAAAACACTAATTCAGATATGTATTAGTTTTCCTTACGCATACGGTAATTGATGATAGAATTTATGTGcggaaattaaaatattatactttatcgatttttattttattacggTGAGATGCATTTAATTATACCATGTCAGTCATCTAATCAAATCGTTTAATTAAACCAAAAACGGTCAAGAATTGACAATACTTGTGGTAAGAATTTGTGAATACCAAAGTACAAAGTACACTATAAACCTcgaatcaaaaaaaaaatactcttTAACATTTGTTTATTGATTTCTAGTCTAAATCCATAACGCCATAATTGTtcaaaaataaagtttgatgaTCTTTGTACAATGGCCGACATGTATGATGGCCAAAGATATTTCCGGTAAAAGAAACCTGGGAAGAGTGTAATTTCTCTCTTCCTAAAGTAACTAAAGTACATtgctaaattaatataatttgataaattgcCAGTACGTGTTATATGTTGTCAGCGCTTAATAGAGGCCTTGGCCTAGGATTTGTTGATTCGTTTTTTT
This is a stretch of genomic DNA from Antedon mediterranea chromosome 3, ecAntMedi1.1, whole genome shotgun sequence. It encodes these proteins:
- the LOC140043840 gene encoding uncharacterized protein encodes the protein MLSRTSLVYLENTWNVLLSVTVISLFFAFTKGNLKEIICEGQTHQITCTNGGNIQVISAHYGRYEPGSVYCPHSSSPAHSCGYDTSEYASNLCNDMNSCSVRSFSMYGDPCPGIYKYMEVDYTCGSDEPPKQPLRQSYAKLVDGACLTVNAIGDLSLAHKITRNSLQCFQFCKSVEQCNAFQIRHKSCYALSDDGNAFQYYYNEPDCALYHVYNNTLFTDN